In Ptychodera flava strain L36383 unplaced genomic scaffold, AS_Pfla_20210202 Scaffold_56__1_contigs__length_877210_pilon, whole genome shotgun sequence, one genomic interval encodes:
- the LOC139128503 gene encoding uncharacterized protein, which translates to MDLSQPCYYSFIHYINTEDYTLTYSNMDDAIAIVQRLGRGAILTKVDLNTRVACARCGKWTGMSSASNGKSCSSSLVCFPSAFVRTLRTYCITWMTTSVLASKLPTIPVPHLDTILNTCHDLAIPTTPEKVEGPSTTITFLGMILDTLPMTASNTPHLSPPTSCTKQELLSVISTLSFT; encoded by the coding sequence ATGGACCTATCGCAACCTTGTTATTATAGCTTCATCCACTACATCAACACTGAAGACTACACCCTAACCTACTCCAACATGGACGATGCCATCGCGATAGTACAGAGACTTGGCAGAGGTGCAATCCTCACAAAAGTTGATTTAAACACACGTGTTGCCTGTGCCAGGTGCGGAAAGTGGACTGGCATGTCCTCAGCTTCAAATGGCAAGAGCTGTTCTTCTTCGCTAGTGTGCTTCCCTTCAGCCTTCGTTAGAACTCTCAGGACTTATTGCATTACCTGGATGACTACCTCGGTGCTGGCCTCCAAACTCCCAACAATACCAGTACCTCACCTAGACACCATACTCAACACATGCCACGACCTTGCAATACCAACCACCCCGGAAAAAGTTGAAGGTCCATCAACCACCATCACATTCCTTGGCATGATATTGGATACGCTCCCCATGACAGCTTCAAACACTCCCCACTTGTCGCCACCGACATCATGCACAAAACAGGAGTTGCTGTCCGTCATCAGCACCCTAAGCTTCACATAA